The bacterium sequence TGGTGAGCCCATGGAACTGAATCCCTTTGTATCGGACATTTTGCGAAAGACAATAAAGGGATTTCTCTCTGGGTTGAAGGGTTTCAAGAGAGGGAAAATTAGAATTAAAATTGGGGATAGAGAAGACCGATGAAGACAAAAGAGGTTACCAGCTACATATATGGTCCAGTTCCCTCCTGGCGATTGGGGAGGTCGTTGGGTGTTGATATTGTACCTTTTAAGATTTGCAGTTTTAATTGTATCTATTGTGAAACTGGAAGGACGACTAACCTTACTATAGAGAGAAAGGAGTATGTCTCTAAGGCTCCTGTTATTGAAGAATTGAAAGCGTTCTTATCAAAAAGGAAGAATATTGACTATATTACTTTCTCAGGTTCGGGTGAGCCCACTTTAAATTCCAAGATTGGTGAAATGATAAACGAAGTAAAAAAACTCACAGATATTCCTGTAGCTATAGTGACTAATAGTTCTCTTCTTAATAAAGAAGAAGTGCGTCGGGAATTGAGGGAAGCAGATGTCGTTATTCCTTCTCTGGATGTGGTGAGCCAGTCTATCTTTGAATCTCTCAATCGGCCACATCCGTCTTTGAAGATAGAAGAAATAATTAACGGATTGATCGAGTTGAGGAAAGAATTTAAAAATAAAATCTGGTTAGAAGTATTACTGGTTAAAGGGATTAACGATGGCCCGGAAGAGATTCGTAAACTGGCAGAAGTTATAGAAAAGATTAGACCGGATAAGGTGCAACTGAACACTGTGCTTCGCCCACCAGCGGAAGAAGAGGTTTTTGCCCTAAGTCAAAAAGAGCTTCGTTCCATCCAAAGGAAACTACCAGGGAAAGTGGAGGTAGTCAGAAAATTTAAGAAAGTTCTAAATGGAGAACATATAGAAAAACTGGAAACCGATATCAAAAATCTTCTTAAGAGAAGACCCTGCACGCTCAGTGATATTTCGTCTGCTTTGAGAGTTAATCCCAAAGAGGTGATGAAAAACTTGACCATTCTGGAAGGGCGTACAGAGATTAGAGCGGAACTGCATAATAAAAAGAGATACTATATTTCGACTCGACAAAGCAAGCGTGTTGAAGGAAGCTATTCTAAAAAAGACGGACAAGATGACAGGTAGTGTAGGGCTTTATGCCCATAATGATTTTGGTCACGTAGGGGCGACCTTTATGGTCGCCCAAAGGCTTGTCCCCGTAAACCCCATTACAACGGGGTAAAAATTACGCCCATAAAGGGCTACACTACAATTACATTACGATTACGCCCATAAAGGGCTACGCTACGACATTATCGAGGTAAATCTTGTTCAGCCAAGGGAGAGAAATTGTATCCAATACTTCTTAAATTGGGACCTTTCACTATTTATACATATGGATTAATGGTAGCAATTGGTTGTCTTGTGGGTTTCTTTTATGTTCGGGAAGAGGCAAGGAGAACAGGCTTCGATACCGACAAGATAATGAGTCTATTTCTCTGGGTGTTAATCTCTGGCTTTATGGGAGGAAGAATCCTCTATGTTTTTGTGGAATGGGAACGTTTTCTAAATGAACCCTTGAGAACCATTTTTGGCCGGGGAGGGTTCGTTTTCTATGGTGGATTTATTTTAGCTTTTGGAATTGGCATCTGGCAGATGAGAAGAAAGAGTTTAAATATCTGGAAAACTGCGGATATCTTTGCTCCAGGAATTGTAATAGCCCATGCAATAAGTAGAATAGGTTGCTTTCTGAATGGTTGTTGTTACGGTCGTCCTACTGATTCCTGGCTGGGAGTCTCCTTTCCGCCAGAGAGCCCGGCTGGTTCTCTGGGTCAATCTCTAATTCCCATACAACTATTCTCCTCGTTAACTCTATTTATCATCTTTGCCATCCTACTCACCTTAAGGCGCTACAAAAAATTTGATGGTCAATTATTCTGGCTGTATGTTCTTCTTTATGGAGTGACTCGCTCTATAATTGAAATCTTTCGGGGTGACCCTCGAGGTCATATCTGGCTCTTCTCTACTTCTCAATTTATAGGTATAATTCTTGCCATTTTAGCACTCATCATGCTTGGGAAATTGGGAAG is a genomic window containing:
- a CDS encoding radical SAM protein, with amino-acid sequence MKTKEVTSYIYGPVPSWRLGRSLGVDIVPFKICSFNCIYCETGRTTNLTIERKEYVSKAPVIEELKAFLSKRKNIDYITFSGSGEPTLNSKIGEMINEVKKLTDIPVAIVTNSSLLNKEEVRRELREADVVIPSLDVVSQSIFESLNRPHPSLKIEEIINGLIELRKEFKNKIWLEVLLVKGINDGPEEIRKLAEVIEKIRPDKVQLNTVLRPPAEEEVFALSQKELRSIQRKLPGKVEVVRKFKKVLNGEHIEKLETDIKNLLKRRPCTLSDISSALRVNPKEVMKNLTILEGRTEIRAELHNKKRYYISTRQSKRVEGSYSKKDGQDDR
- the lgt gene encoding prolipoprotein diacylglyceryl transferase, with translation MYPILLKLGPFTIYTYGLMVAIGCLVGFFYVREEARRTGFDTDKIMSLFLWVLISGFMGGRILYVFVEWERFLNEPLRTIFGRGGFVFYGGFILAFGIGIWQMRRKSLNIWKTADIFAPGIVIAHAISRIGCFLNGCCYGRPTDSWLGVSFPPESPAGSLGQSLIPIQLFSSLTLFIIFAILLTLRRYKKFDGQLFWLYVLLYGVTRSIIEIFRGDPRGHIWLFSTSQFIGIILAILALIMLGKLGREKEQSL